A genomic region of Bacteroidales bacterium contains the following coding sequences:
- a CDS encoding GYDIA family GHMP kinase, whose product MSETKTFSAHGKFLLTAEYLVLNGATALAIPLRMGQDLQVIISQEPSAGKIYWTARDQEKIWFEAVFDINKHKVIQSSDADKAAYLEKLLNAAAHLNPKALDINNNYKVETRLGFRPQWGLGSSSTLISNVARWFDVDSYALHFAISNGSGYDIACATAATPIFYTLAQKNIPQVEKVNFYPHFSDQIFFVYSGRKQQSEGSVRQHQPNIAMSGDKIIQASRLSIAMAQAATLEEFEDIIHEHNQMMSRVLQNPSAAETLLPGFPGAVKWLGAWGGDFVMVTWQHGLEELKSYLKNKGFDTLFAFQQMVAFDNIFTKS is encoded by the coding sequence ATGTCGGAAACAAAAACTTTTTCTGCTCACGGCAAATTTTTGCTCACCGCCGAATACCTGGTCCTCAACGGAGCAACAGCGCTTGCCATTCCGCTGCGAATGGGACAGGATTTACAGGTGATCATCAGTCAGGAGCCGTCTGCAGGTAAAATTTACTGGACAGCCCGCGATCAGGAAAAAATCTGGTTTGAGGCAGTTTTTGATATTAATAAACATAAAGTAATACAAAGCAGTGACGCTGACAAGGCGGCCTATCTCGAAAAGCTGTTGAATGCAGCAGCCCATCTGAATCCAAAGGCTTTAGATATTAATAATAATTATAAAGTTGAAACCCGCCTTGGATTTCGCCCCCAATGGGGATTGGGAAGCAGCAGTACGTTGATCAGCAATGTTGCCCGTTGGTTCGATGTGGATTCCTATGCACTTCATTTTGCGATAAGCAATGGCTCCGGATATGATATTGCCTGCGCCACTGCCGCCACACCTATATTTTATACGCTTGCGCAAAAAAATATTCCACAGGTTGAAAAGGTGAATTTTTATCCACATTTTTCCGACCAGATATTCTTTGTTTATTCCGGTCGCAAGCAACAATCGGAAGGAAGCGTGCGGCAACATCAGCCAAATATCGCTATGTCGGGCGATAAAATTATTCAGGCCAGCCGTTTGTCAATAGCAATGGCACAGGCAGCCACGCTCGAAGAATTTGAAGACATCATACACGAACACAACCAAATGATGTCGCGCGTGTTGCAGAACCCTTCGGCGGCAGAAACACTTCTTCCCGGCTTTCCGGGAGCTGTAAAATGGCTGGGCGCCTGGGGCGGCGACTTTGTGATGGTTACCTGGCAACATGGCCTGGAGGAATTGAAAAGCTATTTAAAAAATAAAGGATTTGATACCCTGTTTGCTTTTCAGCAAATGGTGGCCTTCGATAATATTTTTACAAAAAGCTGA
- a CDS encoding M1 family aminopeptidase, whose product MRHLTFLIFTAVIFFSGMTPQTIVAQTNSPRKGLPATSQLSDTLDALHYTIFLDEVNTQAKTITARCKVQLQSKVNNLQTITLQLRSLTVDQVLVNNAAVTNYSHTTDLLRIPLTQPMQSGQQAEVEVHYHGAPFYSNWGGYHFNGTYSFNLGVGISTDPHNLGKTWFPCIDDFHDRATYEIFATVPNDEMAVAGGLLLEVTDNGNGTHTYHWSLSNTIPTYLASVATGNYSKVTYTFNSISGDEIPVEIYVKPADTAKVAGTFSTLLQVLDAYEYYFGPYRWERVGYVGTAIGAMEHTTNIALPHFCINGNLNYESLIAHELSHHWFGDLVTCASAEDMWINEGWAVFCESMYREALYGVAAYRSDMFARHKDVLHTAHIDDGGFLALYGIPTEQTYGTTVYQKGALVIHTLRNYMGDSLFFPAVQDYLETYAYDYIDSWEIRDFLSASSGMNLTDFFDTWIFSPGFPEYSIDSFQVVPFGNEHEVTVFAKQKYRGPGTIGNSVRVEVTFLDAQRRMETRLMEFSGETGEQTFVVPLLPVTVLADFYDKIGDATTDKSLTASAPFSQSYSDLMCKIGITEIAPGDTAFIRMTHRWVAPDEPKNPVNGITLSNAHHWRIDAVTAESTELKGSFMYSKFNHLDHELMSDPNDSIGVMYRADRAADWEPVFAEKTGSNNIGYFDLPVLLPGEYTLAAWDDLYVGMEDSPAEGPDTEISIFPNPADDIVFITLGKRNATTVEIFNTKGQLTDTINNFQRLKNLQYDSRRLRPGSYILKFLDHNGREIENHKLIVKER is encoded by the coding sequence ATGAGACATCTCACCTTCCTAATCTTTACTGCAGTGATCTTTTTTTCGGGTATGACGCCACAAACCATTGTAGCACAGACAAACTCTCCCCGCAAAGGACTGCCTGCAACCTCACAACTCAGCGACACCCTCGATGCGCTTCATTACACTATTTTTCTTGATGAAGTAAACACTCAGGCCAAAACAATTACCGCACGCTGCAAGGTGCAATTGCAAAGCAAAGTAAATAACCTTCAGACGATTACGCTGCAGCTGCGCAGCCTCACCGTAGATCAGGTGCTAGTAAACAATGCAGCTGTAACAAATTATTCTCATACCACCGACTTGCTCCGTATTCCGCTGACGCAGCCCATGCAAAGCGGCCAACAGGCAGAGGTGGAAGTACATTATCACGGTGCGCCATTCTACAGCAACTGGGGCGGCTACCATTTCAACGGCACTTACTCTTTTAATCTTGGTGTGGGCATTTCCACCGACCCGCACAACCTGGGCAAAACCTGGTTTCCGTGCATCGACGATTTTCACGACCGCGCCACCTACGAAATTTTCGCAACGGTTCCTAACGATGAAATGGCTGTAGCCGGTGGGCTGCTGCTCGAAGTTACCGACAACGGAAACGGAACTCATACGTATCATTGGAGCCTCAGCAACACCATTCCCACCTACCTGGCCTCGGTAGCTACCGGTAATTACAGCAAAGTAACGTACACTTTTAACTCAATAAGTGGCGATGAAATTCCCGTAGAGATTTATGTAAAGCCTGCTGACACGGCAAAGGTAGCGGGCACTTTTTCGACACTGCTGCAGGTGCTTGATGCTTACGAATATTATTTTGGCCCCTACCGCTGGGAACGCGTGGGCTATGTAGGAACAGCCATAGGAGCTATGGAACACACCACCAACATCGCCCTTCCGCATTTTTGTATTAATGGCAATCTCAACTACGAATCGCTGATCGCGCACGAGCTTTCGCATCATTGGTTTGGCGATCTGGTAACGTGCGCCTCTGCCGAAGATATGTGGATCAACGAGGGCTGGGCAGTGTTTTGTGAGTCGATGTACCGCGAAGCACTTTATGGTGTAGCAGCTTACCGTTCCGATATGTTTGCACGCCACAAAGATGTGTTGCACACCGCACACATTGACGATGGCGGCTTTCTGGCACTTTACGGAATCCCAACGGAACAAACTTATGGCACAACTGTCTATCAAAAAGGCGCGCTGGTGATACACACGCTGCGCAACTACATGGGCGACAGCTTGTTTTTTCCGGCAGTTCAGGATTATCTCGAAACGTATGCCTATGATTATATCGACTCGTGGGAAATACGCGATTTCCTTTCTGCAAGCAGTGGGATGAATTTAACCGACTTTTTCGACACCTGGATTTTTAGTCCCGGTTTCCCGGAATATTCTATCGACTCATTTCAGGTGGTGCCTTTTGGCAATGAGCATGAGGTAACGGTTTTTGCAAAGCAGAAATACAGAGGTCCCGGCACTATTGGTAATTCCGTTCGGGTAGAAGTCACTTTCTTGGATGCTCAGCGTAGAATGGAAACACGCCTGATGGAATTTTCAGGCGAAACCGGTGAGCAAACTTTTGTGGTGCCACTGCTGCCAGTAACGGTGCTGGCCGACTTTTACGATAAAATAGGCGATGCCACCACCGACAAGTCGCTCACCGCCAGTGCACCTTTCTCGCAAAGTTATTCCGATTTGATGTGTAAAATAGGAATCACCGAAATAGCTCCCGGCGACACTGCTTTTATTCGTATGACCCATCGTTGGGTGGCGCCCGATGAACCCAAAAATCCCGTCAACGGCATCACCCTTTCCAATGCACATCACTGGCGCATCGATGCCGTGACCGCCGAAAGCACCGAGCTGAAAGGTAGTTTTATGTACAGCAAATTCAACCATCTGGATCATGAACTGATGAGCGACCCCAACGATTCTATCGGCGTAATGTACCGCGCCGACCGAGCTGCCGACTGGGAGCCAGTATTTGCCGAAAAAACCGGCTCGAATAATATTGGCTATTTCGATCTGCCCGTGCTACTGCCCGGAGAATATACGCTGGCAGCCTGGGACGATCTTTACGTTGGCATGGAAGATAGTCCTGCCGAAGGTCCCGACACAGAAATCTCCATCTTCCCCAATCCCGCCGATGATATTGTTTTTATCACCCTCGGAAAACGCAATGCTACTACTGTTGAGATTTTTAATACCAAAGGCCAGCTTACCGACACCATTAATAACTTCCAGCGGCTCAAAAACCTGCAGTACGATTCGCGCAGGCTACGCCCGGGAAGCTATATCCTGAAGTTTCTGGATCACAATGGACGTGAGATTGAAAACCACAAACTTATTGTCAAGGAAAGATAA
- a CDS encoding hydroxymethylglutaryl-CoA reductase: MYSKQIISGFSKYNKQAKLELIASRFDNPDLIIDELKSYWHEDAALQKLFDEFSENTITNFFFPMGVVPNVNINGHHHVVPMVIEESSVVAAASNSAKFWADKGGFHAQVLSTTKIGQVHFIWQGDTEKLQALFPQLKQELLLGTQHLTESMEQRGGGISNIELIDKTAELENYYQLKASFETVDAMGANFINSVLEEFASILEIHFDENEHYQGREKECRVIMSILSNYTPECLVKVEVACDIASLRNADIDDPENFAWKFEKAVQIAHIDVHRAVTHNKGIYNGIDSVALATGNDFRAIEAAGHAFAARSGHYRSLTEIDVSNGKFHYSLTVPLSLGTVGGLTALHPMANFSLRLLHNPTAPQLMMIAASMGLANNFGAIKSLVTKGIQVGHMKMHLMNILNSIEMSEHEKKLATAHFAIHKVSFTAVRKFIIGLRKEEKIEKF; encoded by the coding sequence ATGTACTCAAAACAGATTATAAGCGGTTTCTCAAAATACAACAAGCAGGCAAAGCTGGAGCTGATCGCCAGTCGTTTCGACAACCCCGATCTGATCATCGACGAACTGAAGAGTTACTGGCATGAAGATGCTGCGCTGCAAAAGCTTTTTGATGAGTTTAGTGAGAACACCATCACCAACTTTTTCTTTCCGATGGGCGTAGTTCCCAACGTCAACATCAACGGGCATCATCATGTCGTTCCGATGGTCATCGAAGAAAGTTCGGTGGTGGCAGCAGCGTCCAACAGCGCCAAATTCTGGGCTGACAAAGGTGGCTTCCATGCGCAGGTGCTTTCGACGACTAAAATCGGGCAGGTACATTTTATCTGGCAGGGCGATACAGAAAAGCTGCAGGCATTGTTTCCACAACTAAAACAGGAACTACTGCTGGGCACCCAACATCTCACCGAAAGCATGGAACAACGCGGCGGCGGCATCAGCAACATCGAGCTGATCGACAAAACTGCGGAGCTCGAAAACTATTACCAACTAAAAGCATCTTTTGAAACTGTGGATGCGATGGGCGCCAATTTTATCAATTCGGTGCTTGAGGAATTTGCCTCCATCCTTGAAATTCATTTTGATGAAAACGAACACTATCAAGGCCGTGAGAAAGAATGCCGCGTAATCATGTCGATATTGAGCAACTACACGCCTGAATGTCTTGTGAAAGTGGAAGTTGCTTGTGACATAGCCAGCCTGCGCAACGCCGACATTGACGACCCGGAAAATTTTGCCTGGAAATTTGAAAAAGCGGTGCAGATTGCGCACATCGATGTTCATCGGGCTGTAACCCACAACAAAGGGATTTACAACGGAATAGACTCCGTGGCGCTGGCCACCGGCAACGACTTCAGAGCCATCGAAGCGGCTGGCCACGCTTTTGCGGCACGCTCAGGGCACTATCGCTCACTCACCGAAATAGATGTCTCCAACGGCAAATTTCATTATAGCCTCACCGTGCCGCTGTCGCTTGGTACCGTAGGCGGCCTCACCGCCCTACATCCCATGGCCAACTTTTCGCTGCGGCTGCTACACAACCCTACTGCTCCACAACTCATGATGATAGCAGCCTCGATGGGTTTGGCTAATAATTTCGGCGCCATCAAATCGCTGGTGACCAAAGGCATCCAGGTTGGCCACATGAAGATGCATCTGATGAATATTCTAAACAGCATAGAAATGTCGGAACATGAGAAAAAGCTCGCCACCGCTCATTTTGCCATTCACAAAGTATCATTTACCGCTGTCAGGAAATTCATCATTGGATTGCGAAAAGAAGAGAAAATCGAAAAATTCTAA